A region of the Pseudomonas silesiensis genome:
GCCCAGGAAGAGGGCGCCATGTTCGGCCAGAATCTGGTCAATGATGGCAATGGCCAGCTCGAAGTCGGCATGCCGGTGACGATCCTGGAATAATCGCGACAATTAAAAATGCCCGTGTCCTGGGACACGGGCATTTTTTTGCGCCAGGAAACCCTGGGGTTTAGCCGCGGTATTCGCACAGGTAAGCGGTGTCGACAGCCACTTTCAACTGGAACTTGCTGTTGGCGGGTACGTTGAACTGGCTGCCCGCGGCGAAGGTTTCCCAATCGCTGCTGTCGGGCAGTTTGACGGTCAGGGCGCCGGTCACCACATGCATGATTTCACGCTGGCTGGTGCCGAACTCATATTCGCCCGGCGCCATGACGCCGATGGTCGCCGGACCTTCTGCGGTGCCAAAGGCGATCGACTTGACGGTGCCGTCGAAGTACTCGTTGACTTTAAACATGGGCGATTCCTCGAAAAAGGGCTGAAAAAGGCTGGCCAGTATGCACAAGGCCCTTGGCGCCGTCACGCTCTAGGCGGGGAAAACCAAGGGTAGAAGGCGTGCAGTATTGCGCGCATCCTCCAGCGCCCGGTGTTGCTGCCCGATGAATTGCATGCCCGCCAGTTGCAGGGCGCCGTTGAGCCCCAGGGGGCGTTCCAGCCGACGGGCCTTGGCAAAGCGCTGCTTGAGGTTCATGTGTGGCACCCGGCTCAGGATGCTGTCGAGTTGCAGGTGCTGCCATTCCTGCACCAGTTGTTTGCGGTCGTAGTCGCCCCAGCTGGCCCAGCCTTCCAGCCGCGCCTGATGCTGGTCGAGCCAGCGTTCGAACGACGGCCAGACTTCGCCGAGCGGCTCGGCCCCATCGACGTTGGCCTGGGTGATGTGGGTCAATTCCCGGCAGAACGGTGTCAGCAAGGGCCGCCGCAGTGGCCGCACGAAGCGCTGGAATGAATCCAGTTCTCGCCCCTTGCGATCCACCAGCGTGGCACCGATTTCAATGATTTCCATTTCCGTTACTGGCCAGCCACCCTCATCGGTGGTGGCCTCCAGATCAATGACCAGCCAGTGAGGCATCGCAGGGTTCCTAGTATCCGCGTCCTGATAGCGCTTGAGCGTAGCCAAACCTGGCGGATCCGCCTAGCGGCTTATTCGACCTCCAACAATATCTGACGATTTTTCACCTGGTCGCCGACCCTGACCTGCAAGCGTTTGAGCACGCCGTCGATGCCTGACTTGAGGGGATGCTCCATTTTCATGGCCTCCAGCACCACCAACAACTGACCTTTACTGACCGGGCTGCCTTCAGCGACCAGCACATCGACGATCGCACCGTCCATCGGTGCCTTGAGCGTGCCGGAGCTGACGCTGACGCTGGCCTGACTGCCGGCCAGGGCCTGGGTTCGATCCACCAGTCGCAGGCTGCCGGGCCGGGTGAACAGCCAGAGTTGTGCGGGTTCGAGACGATAGGCATGACGTTGGCGGATGCCATCGATTTCCAGGGTGGCCCAGCGTCCGTCGCACTGCACAACCTTCAAGTCGAGGGTCCGGGTGGCGACTTGAATCCGGTAGGGTTCGCCAGGCACTGCGTGCAATTGCACCGGCCAATGCTGGTCTTCCAGGCCGATGCGATAGTGCAACGGCACACTGGCATTGTTGCGCCAACCGGCCAGGGGCGCGTGGTGAGCCTGCGCCGATGCCTGATAAAGCAGGGCGGCTGCGATCGCCAGTTCTTCAGCTGAGGGTACCGGGGAACGCAGGCAGTCATGGTCGGCAAAATACCTGGGGATGAAGCCGGTATCGAACTCGCCGCTGACGAACCGGGGGTGTTGCAGCAAGCTGGCGAGCAGGCGCTGATTGCTCTGTACGCCCAGCAACACGCTGTCCTGCACGGCGCGCAACAACTTGCGCCGGGCTTCTTCGCGGGTGGCGCCGTGGGCGATGAGCTTGCCCAGCAGCGGGTCGTAGAAGGCGCTGATGCCCTGGCCTTCGATCAGGCCATGGTCGATCCGCACGCCGTCCTGCAAGGCGGGCTCCCAGGTTGCGATGCGCCCGGTCTGGGGCAGAAACCCCTGGGCCGGGTCTTCGGCATACAGGCGCACTTCCATGGCATGGCCGTTGAGTTGCAGTTGCTCCTGACGCAGCGGCAGTGGCATCCCTGCGGCAACCTGCAGCTGCCAGGCCACCAAGTCTAGGCCGGTGATCAATTCGGTCACCGGGTTTTCCACCTGCAACCGGGTGTTCATCTCCAGAAAGTAAAACTGTCCATTGGCATCCAGCAGGAATTCCACGGTGCCAGCGCCGACATAACTCACCGCGCGCCCCGCCTTGAGCGCTGCCTCACCCATGGCCTGGCGCAGTTCGGTGGTCATCACCGGGCAGGGCGCTTCTTCGATGACTTTCTGATGGCGACGCTGGATCGAACAGTCGCGCTCGCCAAGGTAGATCAGGTTGCCGTGCCGGTCGCCGAATAGCTGAACCTCGACGTGCCGGGGATCGATCAACGCCTGTTCGAGGATCAGCTCGTCACTGCCAAACCCGTGCAGCGCTTCGGAGCGTGCGCTGCGGATCTGCTCCAGCAGATCAGCGGCGTCCTGGACCAGGCGCATGCCGCGCCCGCCACCGCCGGCACTGGCCTTGATCATCAGCGGGTAACCAATGCGCCCGGCTTCGCGACTCAGGGTCGCATCATCCTGTTCGGCGCCCTGATAGCCTTTTATGCAGGGCACGCCGGCCTTGAGCATGGCGAGTTTCGACAGGCGTTTGCTGCCCATCAACTCGATCGCGTCGGGGCTGGGGCCGATGAAGGTGATGCCGGCGTGCTGGCAGGCGAGGGCGAAACCGGCGTTTTCCGAGAGGAAACCGTAGCCGGGGTGGATCGCGTCGGCTCCGGTGCGGCGGGCGGCGTCGATGATTGCCGGGATGTTCAGGTAAGACTGCTGTACCGGTGCCGGGCCGATGTTCACCGCTTCGTCGGCCATCTGCACGTGCAGGGCATCGGCGTCGGCTTCGCTGAAAACGGCGACGGTGCGATAGCCCAGGGTTTGGGCGGTGCGCTGGATGCGGCAGGCGATTTCACCGCGGTTGGCGATGAGGATTTTGCTGAATCCGGGCATGGTCTGGTCCCTTGGTTTTGCGGTGGTTTTGCGGTGATTTTGAGGGCCTCTTCGCGGGCAAGCCTCGCTCCTACAGGGCCCATCCCGGCTTGCGCTTTTGCACAAAAGCCTGGGTCCCCTCGACCCCTTCAGCCCCGGTCACCGCGTCGCTGAACCACCCGGCCGCTTCATCGAGCAACGCATCCGCCGGCTGCCCCGCACTCGCCAGCAACAGCTGCTTGGTCCGCGCATTAGCCTCCGGTGCGCAGCACAACACATGGGCCAACACCTCCTCGAGCCGTTCGGCGAGAGCTTGCGCGTCATGTTCGACAAAATGCACCAGGCCGATCCGCTTGGCCTGGGTGCCATCGAAGCGCGCCGCCGTCAGGGCGAGCCGACGAGCCTGGGTCAGGCCGATGCGCTGGACCACGAACGGCGCGATCTGCGCGGGCAGCAAACCGAGACTGGTTTCCGGCAGGCCGAATTGCGCCTGATGATCGGCCAGGGCGACGTCGCTGACGCAGGCCAGGCCCAAGCCACCGCCGAGCACCGCGCCTTGCA
Encoded here:
- a CDS encoding pyrimidine/purine nucleoside phosphorylase, whose product is MFKVNEYFDGTVKSIAFGTAEGPATIGVMAPGEYEFGTSQREIMHVVTGALTVKLPDSSDWETFAAGSQFNVPANSKFQLKVAVDTAYLCEYRG
- a CDS encoding exonuclease domain-containing protein yields the protein MPHWLVIDLEATTDEGGWPVTEMEIIEIGATLVDRKGRELDSFQRFVRPLRRPLLTPFCRELTHITQANVDGAEPLGEVWPSFERWLDQHQARLEGWASWGDYDRKQLVQEWQHLQLDSILSRVPHMNLKQRFAKARRLERPLGLNGALQLAGMQFIGQQHRALEDARNTARLLPLVFPA
- a CDS encoding acetyl/propionyl/methylcrotonyl-CoA carboxylase subunit alpha, with translation MPGFSKILIANRGEIACRIQRTAQTLGYRTVAVFSEADADALHVQMADEAVNIGPAPVQQSYLNIPAIIDAARRTGADAIHPGYGFLSENAGFALACQHAGITFIGPSPDAIELMGSKRLSKLAMLKAGVPCIKGYQGAEQDDATLSREAGRIGYPLMIKASAGGGGRGMRLVQDAADLLEQIRSARSEALHGFGSDELILEQALIDPRHVEVQLFGDRHGNLIYLGERDCSIQRRHQKVIEEAPCPVMTTELRQAMGEAALKAGRAVSYVGAGTVEFLLDANGQFYFLEMNTRLQVENPVTELITGLDLVAWQLQVAAGMPLPLRQEQLQLNGHAMEVRLYAEDPAQGFLPQTGRIATWEPALQDGVRIDHGLIEGQGISAFYDPLLGKLIAHGATREEARRKLLRAVQDSVLLGVQSNQRLLASLLQHPRFVSGEFDTGFIPRYFADHDCLRSPVPSAEELAIAAALLYQASAQAHHAPLAGWRNNASVPLHYRIGLEDQHWPVQLHAVPGEPYRIQVATRTLDLKVVQCDGRWATLEIDGIRQRHAYRLEPAQLWLFTRPGSLRLVDRTQALAGSQASVSVSSGTLKAPMDGAIVDVLVAEGSPVSKGQLLVVLEAMKMEHPLKSGIDGVLKRLQVRVGDQVKNRQILLEVE
- a CDS encoding enoyl-CoA hydratase/isomerase family protein; amino-acid sequence: MSTLPVCQTLLLELHNGVLHITLNRPDSRNAMSLQMVGELRAVLTAVHEDRTVRALVIGGAGGHFCAGGDIKDMAHAHVQGPTACRELNRAFGTLLQAVQHAPQVVITVLQGAVLGGGLGLACVSDVALADHQAQFGLPETSLGLLPAQIAPFVVQRIGLTQARRLALTAARFDGTQAKRIGLVHFVEHDAQALAERLEEVLAHVLCCAPEANARTKQLLLASAGQPADALLDEAAGWFSDAVTGAEGVEGTQAFVQKRKPGWAL